In one Candidatus Neptunochlamydia vexilliferae genomic region, the following are encoded:
- a CDS encoding 3-deoxy-D-manno-octulosonic acid transferase encodes MIRFFYDIAIFALLILFSPNFFFKGKYRKSLAARLKGKAPQGDKKLVIWLHAVSMGETKALSTLVPHIRRSHPDAFIFVTTVTETGQEEAKKIISEADAIHYLPFDFSWVINPFVKILKPDLLILVEGDYWLNLLIAVKKEGGKVVVANGKLSEKSLKRYLAFRSFSRPLFNTVDHFCLQGETYLERFLKLGIPPEKLTITGNLKFDIPAKQGKTLSLPLEEGDKVITLGSTHEGEETLLLKQLAPFLAKDPHLKVLVVPRHPERFKRVKSLINHPQVTVIDQMGVLPACYALSHLAIVGGSFVKGVGGHDVFEPAKMGVPSLFGPYMHTQVELDRALTQAGAGIKVDAAHLPAIVEKLLNDPKLHEEMGERGKAFAQKAVGAAFRTWNILSKNLL; translated from the coding sequence ATGATCCGGTTTTTTTATGACATTGCCATCTTTGCCCTTTTGATCCTTTTCTCTCCCAACTTCTTCTTTAAGGGAAAATATCGGAAAAGCTTAGCGGCTCGCCTCAAGGGAAAAGCTCCCCAAGGAGATAAAAAACTGGTCATCTGGCTCCATGCCGTTTCAATGGGAGAGACCAAAGCTCTTTCGACCCTCGTTCCCCATATAAGAAGGAGCCACCCCGATGCCTTTATCTTTGTCACGACGGTAACAGAAACAGGACAAGAAGAGGCAAAGAAAATCATCTCTGAGGCCGATGCGATCCACTACCTTCCCTTCGACTTTTCGTGGGTCATCAACCCTTTCGTTAAAATCTTAAAGCCCGACCTCCTAATCTTGGTTGAAGGGGACTATTGGCTGAACCTCCTCATCGCCGTCAAAAAAGAGGGGGGGAAAGTGGTCGTTGCCAATGGAAAGCTCTCTGAAAAATCGCTCAAGCGCTACCTTGCCTTCCGCTCCTTTAGCCGCCCTCTTTTTAACACCGTGGACCACTTCTGCCTTCAAGGAGAGACCTACCTTGAGCGCTTTTTAAAGCTCGGGATTCCTCCCGAAAAGCTCACCATTACCGGTAATTTGAAGTTTGACATTCCCGCAAAACAGGGGAAAACCCTCTCTCTTCCTTTAGAAGAGGGGGACAAAGTGATCACGCTCGGCTCAACCCATGAAGGGGAGGAGACCCTCCTTCTCAAGCAGCTTGCCCCTTTTCTTGCAAAAGATCCTCATCTTAAGGTGCTCGTAGTGCCCCGTCATCCTGAGCGGTTTAAGCGGGTAAAAAGTCTTATCAACCATCCCCAAGTGACCGTCATCGATCAGATGGGGGTTCTCCCTGCCTGCTATGCCCTTTCTCACCTAGCCATCGTGGGGGGGAGTTTTGTAAAAGGGGTGGGAGGCCACGATGTTTTTGAGCCGGCCAAGATGGGAGTGCCCAGCCTGTTTGGCCCCTATATGCATACCCAAGTGGAGCTCGATCGGGCTCTTACCCAAGCGGGGGCTGGCATTAAAGTCGACGCAGCCCACCTTCCCGCTATTGTTGAAAAACTTCTTAACGATCCGAAGCTCCATGAAGAGATGGGAGAGAGGGGAAAAGCCTTTGCTCAAAAGGCTGTTGGAGCTGCATTCCGCACTTGGAACATCCTTTCAAAAAACTTGCTATAA